A stretch of Flavobacterium sp. N1994 DNA encodes these proteins:
- a CDS encoding glycosyltransferase family 4 protein translates to MKFAIITHVIHGKISDKYFGYEPYVREMNLWIKNASEVLIVAPLESIPKSPIQEFYVHDSIAFTPVKSFDISNIKNTLYSLMVMPSIVLKIYQTMKRADHIHLRCPGNIGLLGCLVQIFFPSKPKTAKYAGNWDLNAKQPITYRLQKWILSNTFLTKNMKVLVYGEWENSSSNIKPFFTASYFEKDKIEVKPRTLSGKISFVFVGTLSNGKQPLYAIQIIELLHKKGNDVQLLLYGEGSERASLEKYISDNHLENIVKLMGNQNQETIKKAYLENHFVVLPSLSEGWPKVVAEGMFWGCLPIASRVSCVPNMLQNGNRGLLLDFKLNQDIDHIESILIDNNLYQEKVSQAINWSRQYTLDVFENEIKLLLQS, encoded by the coding sequence ATGAAATTTGCCATAATTACTCATGTTATTCATGGTAAAATTTCAGACAAGTATTTTGGCTATGAACCTTATGTTCGTGAAATGAACTTATGGATAAAAAATGCCTCCGAAGTTTTAATCGTTGCGCCTCTTGAATCTATTCCCAAAAGTCCTATTCAAGAGTTTTATGTTCATGATAGCATAGCATTTACTCCAGTTAAAAGCTTCGATATTTCCAATATAAAAAATACTTTATACTCCTTAATGGTCATGCCTTCCATAGTTTTGAAAATATATCAAACTATGAAAAGAGCTGACCATATTCATTTGCGCTGTCCCGGAAACATTGGTTTGTTAGGTTGTTTAGTTCAAATTTTCTTCCCTTCAAAACCTAAAACCGCTAAGTATGCAGGTAATTGGGATTTAAATGCAAAACAACCCATTACTTATCGTTTGCAAAAATGGATTTTGAGCAACACCTTCTTGACCAAAAACATGAAAGTTTTGGTTTATGGGGAATGGGAAAATAGCTCAAGTAACATCAAACCATTCTTTACTGCTAGTTATTTTGAAAAAGATAAAATAGAGGTTAAACCTAGAACTCTATCTGGAAAAATTTCGTTTGTTTTTGTTGGGACATTATCCAATGGTAAACAACCATTGTATGCTATTCAAATCATAGAATTACTTCATAAAAAAGGGAATGATGTTCAGTTACTACTTTATGGTGAAGGAAGTGAAAGAGCCAGTTTAGAAAAATATATTTCAGATAATCATTTGGAAAATATCGTAAAGTTAATGGGAAATCAAAACCAAGAAACGATTAAAAAAGCCTATTTAGAAAATCATTTTGTAGTTTTACCATCATTGAGTGAAGGCTGGCCAAAAGTGGTTGCAGAAGGAATGTTTTGGGGCTGTTTGCCTATTGCATCAAGAGTTTCATGTGTTCCCAATATGCTTCAAAATGGAAATAGAGGTTTGCTTTTAGACTTTAAATTAAACCAAGATATTGATCACATCGAATCTATTTTAATAGATAATAATTTATATCAAGAAAAAGTTAGTCAAGCAATCAATTGGTCAAGACAATATACTTTGGATGTATTTGAAAATGAAATTAAACTGCTTTTACAGTCATGA
- a CDS encoding class I SAM-dependent methyltransferase has translation MKTQEEIIEINKKQKDFYNLKSDKKNLPTKIWYYFREKTLKKIRKDIGILNESYEIHKTWFGDLSNKKVLDLGCFAGNHWSLYLAEHSKKFIALDLSDVAIKQLAERLKPFPNAEALAADFLSEQFAEKDFDIIYAYGVLHHFQNPDVLIAKLDEKLAPNGVIISYDPLETSLPIKIMRVMYRPFQSDKDWEWPFTKKTYFKFAKTFKVVERHGLLGQAKWYFVMNFMPFLSEEKKQSIGKKWHKKDWDLSAKSDSHLFKCMHLTMLMQKK, from the coding sequence ATGAAAACACAAGAAGAAATTATTGAAATCAATAAGAAGCAAAAAGATTTTTATAATCTGAAAAGTGATAAGAAAAACTTGCCTACCAAAATTTGGTATTATTTCAGAGAAAAAACGTTAAAAAAAATCCGAAAAGATATTGGTATTCTTAACGAATCTTATGAAATACACAAAACATGGTTTGGCGATTTATCTAATAAAAAAGTGTTGGATTTAGGGTGCTTTGCCGGAAATCACTGGAGTTTATATTTGGCAGAACATAGTAAAAAGTTTATAGCATTAGATTTAAGTGATGTTGCCATTAAGCAATTAGCGGAAAGATTAAAACCTTTTCCAAATGCAGAGGCTTTAGCAGCTGATTTTCTTTCGGAACAATTTGCTGAAAAAGATTTTGATATTATTTATGCTTATGGTGTTTTACATCATTTTCAAAATCCAGATGTTTTAATTGCCAAACTGGATGAGAAATTAGCACCTAACGGAGTTATTATTAGCTATGATCCATTAGAAACTAGTTTACCCATAAAAATAATGAGAGTCATGTATCGTCCTTTTCAATCGGATAAAGATTGGGAATGGCCATTTACTAAAAAGACTTATTTTAAGTTTGCTAAAACCTTTAAAGTTGTTGAACGCCATGGTCTTTTAGGTCAAGCCAAATGGTATTTCGTGATGAATTTTATGCCTTTCCTTTCAGAAGAGAAAAAGCAAAGTATTGGAAAAAAATGGCATAAGAAAGATTGGGATTTATCTGCAAAATCAGATAGTCATTTGTTTAAATGTATGCATTTGACCATGTTAATGCAAAAAAAATAA
- a CDS encoding glycosyltransferase family 4 protein, which yields MKTVLIAHNYSVTTFSAMSYYFAHHLADTGHKVIFISHKPFFSEKQMVKTEKGEIHLYSWSSEKRPTSIADFIWFSKIYREHKPDIVIGHFVGTNISFIVSKLLSFWKVKTYEHYHTLSDQILTDLKKMSLKQRLLFFRRKLFYPIFCDQIICTSQLGKEDLESFFGAKNSFVLLGPMVDRFESKKPISKDSIIISFLGRLDPSKGVIDLIEAFFKYKQKNPSSKISINIGGSGRLEAEIKELIKDNDSINFVGPLTYDKVDDYFNQSHFSIIPSKIDNLPTVGLESLMNQTPILISNNTGLTQYLVDGKDCFKFDANVDAMISLLEKVEAKFEDCHEQMSIEARKTFMDKFSVKTYCEDFSKAIL from the coding sequence ATGAAAACAGTACTTATTGCCCATAATTATAGCGTAACCACATTCTCAGCAATGAGTTATTATTTTGCGCATCATTTGGCCGACACAGGACATAAAGTTATCTTTATATCGCATAAACCTTTTTTTTCTGAGAAACAGATGGTAAAAACAGAAAAAGGAGAAATCCATCTGTATTCATGGTCATCCGAAAAAAGACCTACTTCTATTGCTGATTTTATTTGGTTTTCCAAAATTTATCGGGAGCATAAACCAGATATAGTAATCGGGCATTTCGTAGGGACGAATATCAGTTTCATCGTTTCAAAATTGCTTTCTTTTTGGAAAGTAAAAACCTACGAACATTATCATACCCTATCGGATCAGATTTTGACGGATTTAAAAAAAATGTCTTTAAAACAAAGGCTTTTATTTTTCAGAAGGAAACTATTTTATCCCATTTTTTGTGACCAAATCATCTGTACTTCCCAATTAGGAAAAGAGGATTTAGAATCTTTTTTTGGTGCAAAAAACAGTTTTGTTTTATTAGGTCCAATGGTGGATAGATTTGAAAGCAAGAAACCCATTTCTAAAGATTCGATAATCATTTCATTTTTAGGCAGATTAGATCCATCAAAAGGTGTTATTGATTTGATAGAGGCTTTCTTTAAGTACAAGCAAAAGAATCCTAGCTCAAAAATTAGCATAAACATTGGAGGCTCTGGGCGACTAGAGGCGGAAATAAAAGAATTAATCAAGGATAATGACTCCATAAACTTTGTGGGACCTCTGACTTACGATAAGGTTGATGATTATTTTAATCAAAGTCATTTTAGCATCATTCCTTCTAAGATTGATAATTTACCAACAGTGGGTCTAGAATCTTTAATGAATCAAACTCCTATATTGATATCAAATAATACAGGTTTGACACAGTATTTAGTTGACGGAAAGGACTGTTTTAAATTTGATGCCAATGTTGATGCAATGATTTCTTTATTGGAGAAAGTGGAAGCCAAATTTGAGGATTGCCATGAACAAATGAGTATTGAAGCCCGAAAAACATTTATGGATAAATTTAGTGTCAAAACCTATTGCGAAGATTTTAGCAAAGCCATTTTATAA
- a CDS encoding class I SAM-dependent methyltransferase yields MTQYENCKVCESNIKVVNEKYNLGQCDSCKLIFCLTIFSQDEFVKVYDELYNKVNANYKYHSIVEYNMLLENKTIKVGFHRAKLLKKYVLNKKCQSVLEIGSGVGLIGSYIRQHDASVNYTGIEIDKEAFEKSQTLGLNTINNDFKAMDTIEETFDVIMLWEVLEHLQDLKSFLDLAHKKLNKGGKIILSVPNYNKIYNTPNREKDAIFQDLPPIHLNFFTKESIINVFELNHFKDCKASVKKFPYISLKKTNFYIEFIKALLNKYNGSTIHFVGSKSNN; encoded by the coding sequence ATGACGCAATACGAGAATTGCAAAGTTTGTGAAAGCAACATCAAAGTAGTAAACGAAAAATATAATTTAGGGCAATGTGATTCTTGTAAATTAATTTTTTGTTTAACTATTTTTTCTCAAGATGAATTTGTCAAAGTTTATGATGAGTTGTATAATAAGGTAAACGCAAATTACAAGTATCATTCTATTGTTGAATATAACATGTTGCTTGAGAATAAAACAATCAAAGTTGGTTTTCACAGAGCAAAACTTTTAAAAAAATATGTTTTAAATAAAAAATGTCAATCTGTTCTCGAAATAGGTAGTGGAGTAGGGTTAATAGGTTCTTATATTCGGCAACATGATGCTAGTGTAAATTATACAGGAATCGAAATTGACAAAGAAGCATTTGAGAAATCGCAGACATTAGGTCTAAATACTATAAACAATGATTTCAAAGCTATGGATACTATTGAAGAAACCTTTGATGTAATTATGCTTTGGGAAGTTTTGGAACATCTTCAGGATTTAAAATCATTTCTTGACTTAGCGCATAAAAAGTTAAATAAAGGAGGCAAAATAATTCTTTCTGTACCAAACTATAATAAAATTTATAATACTCCGAATAGAGAAAAAGACGCTATTTTTCAGGATTTACCGCCAATCCATTTAAATTTCTTTACCAAGGAAAGTATCATCAATGTTTTCGAACTAAATCATTTTAAAGATTGTAAAGCAAGCGTAAAAAAGTTCCCCTATATCAGTTTAAAGAAAACAAATTTTTATATCGAATTTATCAAAGCGTTGCTCAATAAATATAATGGTTCAACCATACATTTTGTTGGTTCCAAATCTAATAATTAA
- a CDS encoding serine O-acetyltransferase, translating to MLKEYILSDFKRCGIQKISIGVLLSTFYIHPNPGLKFMTIFRATQHYRRKNKLLFYFFFWWLRRLKFKYGFDISYRTQIGKGFYIGHFGNIVIHGDAIIGENCNISQGMTIGVNNYGEKKGVPTIGNRVFIGPNAGVFGNISIGNNVTIGANAVVTESIGDGKTILPSKMIVIEKDLSPYYIHNSPI from the coding sequence ATGCTAAAAGAATATATTTTATCGGATTTTAAACGCTGTGGTATCCAAAAAATATCAATAGGAGTATTGTTATCTACGTTTTATATTCATCCTAATCCTGGGTTGAAATTCATGACAATCTTTAGAGCAACACAACATTACAGAAGAAAAAACAAACTGTTGTTTTATTTTTTCTTTTGGTGGCTTAGACGGTTAAAATTTAAATATGGTTTTGATATTTCCTATAGAACTCAAATTGGGAAAGGCTTTTATATCGGACATTTTGGGAACATTGTTATTCATGGAGACGCAATCATTGGTGAAAACTGTAATATTTCTCAAGGAATGACCATCGGAGTAAATAATTACGGAGAAAAGAAAGGTGTTCCAACGATTGGGAATAGAGTTTTCATTGGTCCAAATGCTGGAGTTTTTGGGAACATATCTATAGGTAATAATGTCACGATTGGTGCCAATGCTGTTGTTACAGAGAGCATAGGAGATGGTAAAACAATTTTGCCTTCAAAAATGATTGTTATTGAGAAAGATTTATCTCCTTATTACATTCATAATAGCCCCATTTAA
- a CDS encoding UDP-glycosyltransferase, whose product MPNKKIFILLPDGIGLRNFAFTNFHKLGLEKEYDITFWNNTQFDLSKLGIKEIKIEKAKAHPITDLLKGAQTQIELSQNIKRSKDKVYNSYRFPFSYRDAKSTVKSVIIKTLIFCNNSQNGLKRIRENIAKNERKTKLYFDSLTTLQNENPAIVFCTNQRIMLAVAPILAAQDLGIPTATFIFSWDNLPKGTKILETDFYFVWSTHMKNELLYYYPHIKENQILITGTPQFEPHFQEDLLVPQSTFFRDNQLEESKRYICFSGDDITTSPNDPVYLTDLAESVMKLNEKGNNLGIIFRRCPVDFSDRFDSVLKKYANTITSINPKWEKKADSWHSILPTKEDLVLQMNTIFHSELVINLGSSMVFDYVAFAKPCGFINYDVPNLDNPNWSVKKIYNFIHFRSMPSKDAVFWINNPKDFETVMEKMLDKDSNKVIKNAQEWFKKINQHPPQLASERIWNVIDEICKKQC is encoded by the coding sequence ATGCCTAACAAAAAAATATTCATACTTCTCCCGGATGGTATTGGCTTAAGAAATTTTGCCTTTACTAATTTTCATAAGCTTGGATTAGAAAAAGAATACGATATTACTTTTTGGAACAATACGCAATTTGATTTGTCAAAATTGGGTATTAAGGAAATAAAAATTGAAAAAGCTAAAGCACATCCTATAACTGATTTGCTAAAAGGAGCACAAACACAAATTGAATTATCTCAAAATATAAAGCGATCAAAAGATAAAGTTTATAATTCTTATCGTTTTCCATTTTCGTATAGAGATGCAAAATCTACTGTAAAGAGTGTTATTATAAAAACACTAATTTTTTGTAATAATTCTCAAAATGGATTAAAAAGAATTAGAGAAAATATTGCCAAAAACGAAAGAAAAACTAAGCTCTATTTTGATAGTTTGACAACACTTCAAAATGAAAATCCAGCCATTGTTTTTTGCACGAACCAGAGAATAATGCTGGCAGTTGCCCCCATTTTGGCGGCTCAAGATTTAGGAATTCCAACTGCAACATTCATTTTTTCATGGGATAATTTGCCTAAAGGAACCAAAATTTTAGAAACCGATTTTTATTTTGTTTGGAGTACTCACATGAAGAATGAATTACTCTATTATTATCCCCATATTAAAGAAAATCAAATACTAATAACAGGGACACCACAGTTCGAGCCTCATTTTCAAGAAGATTTGTTAGTGCCCCAAAGCACATTCTTTAGAGATAATCAATTAGAGGAAAGTAAAAGATATATTTGTTTTTCTGGTGATGACATAACCACTTCTCCTAATGACCCTGTTTATCTAACGGATTTGGCGGAATCAGTGATGAAATTAAATGAAAAAGGGAATAACTTAGGTATCATTTTTCGTCGTTGCCCTGTTGATTTTTCAGATAGGTTTGACTCTGTTTTGAAAAAGTATGCCAATACCATAACTAGTATTAATCCAAAATGGGAGAAAAAAGCAGATTCCTGGCATTCTATTTTGCCTACAAAAGAAGATTTGGTGCTTCAAATGAATACCATTTTTCATTCGGAATTGGTTATTAATCTGGGTTCTTCAATGGTTTTTGATTATGTTGCATTTGCTAAGCCTTGTGGCTTTATAAATTATGATGTTCCAAATCTTGATAATCCTAATTGGTCTGTTAAAAAAATTTATAATTTTATTCATTTTAGATCAATGCCTTCCAAGGATGCTGTTTTTTGGATAAATAATCCAAAAGATTTTGAAACTGTAATGGAAAAGATGTTAGATAAGGATTCAAATAAAGTTATTAAAAATGCTCAAGAGTGGTTTAAAAAAATAAATCAGCATCCACCGCAATTGGCTTCAGAAAGGATTTGGAATGTCATTGATGAAATTTGTAAAAAGCAATGCTAA
- a CDS encoding glycosyltransferase family 2 protein yields the protein MIIFYHNNYKITEIVSTEADHFSNFINRNITAVLFDFANKFKDQILVWCHDSEKQNLNIDAITDLFHHDKFLFSYNASNYFDRRLGYFEDSPYVKVNKDVTYGTWQMSSHVGAIHATALNACKDDLKVESNFDYFLNSFAKRAMAHGLLCYSNPQLLQKRSLPIEANKANIYQLFKFTKQHYRMRWVFLLFFNLILFEKKFPMLPFLASFFYSKRKFNPTLLNKIPLKSSKKLMEKETIDVLIPTIGRKDYLLNVLNNLASQTYLPKNVIIIEQNPDDNSQSDLDYIQNQKWPFVIKHHFTHQAGACNARNIGLALIESEFCFMADDDVVFQNDLLEKAIRNVQITGNEVFLIACHSKSQTVVPQLPIQFPVFGAGHAFVKSSCIKNLKFNMGFEFGFGEDADFGMQLRNSGFDVLYISTSTILHLKAPMGGFRTKPVLRWHSDEIQPKPSPTVMLYRLTHDTQEQIFNYKSMIFLKNMNKSVLLNPFKYTKTFKQKWSRSVYWANVLKNQKS from the coding sequence ATGATTATTTTTTACCACAATAACTATAAAATTACCGAAATAGTTTCAACAGAAGCGGATCATTTTTCGAATTTCATCAATAGAAATATTACGGCTGTTTTGTTTGATTTTGCCAATAAGTTTAAAGATCAAATTTTGGTTTGGTGTCATGATAGTGAAAAGCAAAACTTGAATATTGATGCTATAACAGATTTATTTCACCACGATAAATTCCTTTTTTCTTATAACGCTTCTAATTATTTTGACAGACGATTGGGATACTTCGAAGATTCTCCTTATGTCAAGGTTAACAAGGATGTAACCTATGGAACTTGGCAAATGAGTAGTCATGTGGGAGCCATTCACGCAACGGCTTTAAATGCATGTAAAGACGATTTGAAAGTGGAGTCTAACTTTGATTATTTTCTAAATTCCTTTGCCAAAAGAGCTATGGCTCATGGATTGTTATGCTATTCTAATCCTCAATTATTGCAAAAGAGAAGTTTGCCCATAGAAGCCAACAAAGCCAATATTTATCAACTTTTTAAATTCACAAAACAGCATTATAGAATGCGTTGGGTGTTTCTTTTGTTTTTTAATCTGATACTTTTTGAAAAGAAGTTTCCAATGCTACCGTTTTTAGCTTCCTTTTTTTATAGCAAACGCAAGTTCAATCCAACCTTACTGAATAAAATTCCTTTAAAGTCTTCTAAAAAATTAATGGAAAAAGAAACCATTGATGTTTTAATTCCAACAATTGGGAGGAAAGACTATTTGCTTAATGTTCTAAATAATTTAGCTTCTCAAACTTATTTGCCAAAAAATGTCATCATAATTGAACAGAATCCGGATGACAATAGCCAATCAGATTTAGATTATATTCAGAATCAAAAATGGCCTTTTGTTATCAAACATCATTTTACCCATCAAGCAGGTGCCTGCAATGCAAGAAATATTGGTTTAGCATTGATTGAAAGTGAATTTTGTTTTATGGCTGACGATGATGTCGTTTTTCAAAATGATTTATTAGAAAAAGCGATTCGAAATGTTCAAATCACTGGGAATGAGGTTTTTTTGATAGCCTGTCATTCGAAATCACAAACGGTTGTTCCTCAACTGCCAATTCAATTTCCTGTTTTTGGAGCTGGACATGCTTTTGTTAAATCCTCATGTATTAAGAATTTGAAATTTAATATGGGATTTGAATTTGGTTTTGGTGAAGATGCTGATTTTGGAATGCAATTACGAAATAGTGGTTTTGATGTTCTGTATATTTCAACCTCGACGATTTTGCACTTGAAAGCGCCAATGGGTGGTTTTAGAACTAAGCCTGTTTTAAGATGGCATAGCGATGAGATTCAGCCTAAACCTTCACCAACAGTAATGTTATATAGATTAACGCATGATACCCAAGAGCAAATTTTTAATTATAAGTCGATGATTTTTCTTAAAAATATGAATAAAAGTGTTCTCCTAAACCCTTTCAAGTATACTAAAACATTCAAGCAAAAATGGAGTAGAAGTGTCTATTGGGCTAATGTTTTAAAGAATCAAAAATCATGA
- a CDS encoding glycosyltransferase, with translation MRIVQIIDSLEIGGAEKMAVNFANGLSKRIEFSGLVATREEGNLKSEVIDNVSYIFLKRKRTIDIPAVFRLSNYCKKNKVDYLQAHSSSYFTALLVKLVYPRIKIIWHDHNGLIESISTKESFALKIASFFFKGIIVVNYQLKAWAEKELNCKNVIYLPNFTSIEDSTYEETVLKGASGKRILCLANLREQKNHFFLLEVAKKLMVSAPDWSFHLVGKDFGDDYSRKIRNLIKQGDLENHVFVYGSKKDIKNILNQIDIAILTSKSEGLPVAFIEYGLSKKPVLTTKVGEIPLIIKDGIDGFMVDVNDLDLFCQKLSKLVLDEELRSKLGNSFYETISKNHTEKGVITQYLNWVLSL, from the coding sequence ATGAGAATAGTTCAAATCATTGATTCATTAGAAATTGGCGGAGCCGAAAAAATGGCTGTTAATTTTGCTAATGGTCTTTCTAAGAGAATTGAATTTTCTGGATTGGTTGCGACAAGAGAGGAAGGGAATTTAAAATCAGAGGTGATTGATAATGTCTCCTATATTTTTTTGAAAAGAAAACGAACGATTGACATTCCAGCTGTTTTTAGATTGAGCAACTATTGTAAAAAAAATAAAGTTGATTATTTACAAGCGCATAGTAGTTCTTATTTTACCGCATTATTGGTGAAATTGGTTTATCCAAGAATAAAAATTATTTGGCATGACCACAATGGTTTAATTGAAAGTATAAGTACTAAGGAATCTTTTGCATTGAAAATAGCTTCATTTTTTTTCAAAGGAATTATAGTTGTAAATTATCAACTTAAAGCTTGGGCAGAAAAGGAATTGAACTGCAAAAATGTAATTTACTTGCCTAATTTTACAAGCATTGAAGATTCAACATATGAAGAAACCGTTTTAAAAGGAGCTTCAGGAAAACGCATTTTGTGTTTGGCCAATTTGAGAGAACAAAAAAACCATTTTTTTTTATTAGAAGTGGCTAAAAAGCTTATGGTATCAGCTCCTGATTGGTCATTCCATTTGGTAGGAAAAGATTTTGGAGATGACTATTCTAGAAAAATTAGAAATCTAATTAAGCAAGGAGATTTAGAGAATCATGTTTTCGTTTATGGTTCAAAAAAAGACATAAAAAACATTTTAAATCAAATAGATATAGCCATTTTGACCTCAAAATCGGAAGGCTTACCTGTTGCTTTTATTGAATATGGGCTTTCAAAAAAACCAGTTTTAACTACAAAAGTTGGTGAAATCCCTTTAATTATTAAAGATGGGATTGATGGTTTTATGGTTGATGTAAATGACTTAGACTTGTTTTGTCAAAAGTTATCCAAGCTTGTATTAGATGAAGAATTAAGGTCTAAACTTGGGAATTCGTTTTATGAGACTATTAGCAAAAATCATACAGAAAAAGGAGTTATCACTCAATATTTAAATTGGGTTTTAAGTTTATAA
- a CDS encoding glycosyltransferase family 4 protein → MKIAFLTSEFPHPKTGSSGGIGTSILNLSKGLSEAGHEVSILIYGQKEDEFFIENNISFYRIKNKKLKGFSRFLTQKKIQKLLNRLVKENKIEILEAPDWTGIMSNMHPKCPVVIRLNGSDTYFCHLDNRPVKFLNKHHEKKGLLNADALLSVSQYTADVTKELFSLYRNFTVIPNSIDIEKFSLEDTIEIQENTILYFGTLIRKKGLLELPLIFNEIYKKNSKAKLILIGRDSADIISGNASTWDMMQSLFDKEALQNVNYLGSVPYDKIKEYISSATVCIFPTFAEALPVSWIEAMAMKKAIVASNIGWATEVIEDNVNGFLVHPKNHNLFADRILELLDNQNLRNQFGVEARKTVEQKFSIEVVAKQSAEFYQKISKEKNQ, encoded by the coding sequence ATGAAAATTGCTTTTCTAACTTCTGAATTTCCGCATCCAAAAACAGGTTCTTCTGGCGGAATTGGCACTAGTATTCTAAATTTATCTAAAGGATTGTCGGAAGCGGGACACGAAGTTTCTATTCTAATTTATGGACAAAAGGAAGATGAATTTTTCATAGAAAACAATATCTCCTTTTATAGAATTAAGAACAAAAAACTAAAAGGCTTTTCAAGATTTTTGACACAAAAAAAAATACAAAAACTACTCAATAGATTAGTCAAAGAAAATAAAATAGAAATCTTAGAAGCTCCAGATTGGACAGGAATCATGTCTAATATGCATCCAAAATGTCCCGTAGTGATTCGTTTGAATGGCTCAGATACTTATTTTTGTCACTTAGATAATCGTCCAGTAAAGTTTTTAAATAAACATCACGAAAAAAAAGGGTTGCTTAATGCTGATGCACTACTTTCAGTTAGCCAATACACTGCTGATGTAACTAAAGAATTATTTTCTTTATATCGTAATTTCACGGTTATTCCAAATAGTATTGATATCGAAAAATTTTCTTTGGAGGATACCATCGAGATTCAAGAAAACACCATTCTTTATTTTGGAACCCTAATTAGAAAAAAAGGGCTTTTAGAATTACCGTTGATTTTTAATGAGATTTACAAGAAAAATAGTAAAGCAAAATTGATTTTAATTGGTAGGGATTCAGCCGATATTATTTCAGGAAATGCCTCCACTTGGGATATGATGCAATCTTTATTTGATAAAGAAGCTCTTCAAAATGTGAATTATTTGGGAAGCGTTCCTTATGATAAAATCAAAGAATATATTAGTTCCGCAACGGTTTGTATTTTTCCAACATTTGCTGAGGCTTTACCCGTTTCTTGGATAGAAGCTATGGCAATGAAAAAAGCAATTGTAGCATCCAATATTGGTTGGGCCACCGAAGTTATTGAAGATAATGTTAACGGATTTTTAGTGCATCCAAAAAACCATAATTTGTTTGCAGATAGAATTTTAGAACTACTAGATAATCAAAACTTAAGAAATCAGTTTGGTGTAGAAGCCCGAAAAACGGTGGAGCAAAAATTCAGTATTGAAGTGGTAGCCAAGCAAAGTGCCGAGTTTTATCAAAAAATAAGTAAAGAAAAAAATCAATGA
- a CDS encoding glycosyltransferase family 2 protein, which produces MNFTLIVCTYMRPTALLSLLESVKEQTLYPNEILIIDGSTNNETEIVLENNRFQNLKYFTVPPEHRGLTKQRNYGIARVEKTSEVICFLDDDIVLTPTYFENLLNTYTSYPDALGVGGFIVEDDISCEYVGDNYKPTIKEYYFDGWKRKEASRFIMRKRFGLDSDCPPGFSSLYSHGRSVGFLPPSDKVYEVELLMGGVSSFKKSVFESLQFSTYFEGYGLYEDADFSIRVAKTGKLYLNTTAKLYHYHDASGRPNQYQYGKMVVRNGWYVWRTKNPKPLLDATIKWHSITLLLTIIRFSNTFATHKRKEAFTEALGRTMGWFSLWFNKPK; this is translated from the coding sequence ATGAATTTCACGTTAATTGTTTGTACTTACATGCGTCCAACTGCCTTACTGAGTTTATTAGAATCAGTAAAGGAGCAAACACTTTATCCCAATGAAATTTTAATAATTGATGGGTCAACTAACAATGAAACGGAAATAGTCTTAGAGAATAATAGATTTCAAAACCTAAAGTATTTTACAGTTCCACCTGAACATCGTGGTTTAACCAAACAAAGAAATTATGGTATTGCTAGAGTTGAAAAAACTTCAGAAGTCATTTGTTTTCTAGATGATGATATAGTTTTGACTCCAACTTATTTTGAAAATCTACTAAATACCTATACCTCTTATCCGGATGCTTTAGGAGTAGGAGGATTTATTGTTGAGGATGATATTTCTTGTGAATATGTAGGTGATAATTATAAACCAACTATCAAGGAATATTATTTTGATGGTTGGAAACGCAAAGAAGCAAGTCGTTTCATTATGCGAAAAAGATTTGGTTTAGATAGTGATTGTCCACCTGGATTTTCAAGTTTATATTCACACGGAAGAAGTGTCGGTTTTTTACCTCCAAGTGACAAAGTATATGAAGTAGAACTGCTAATGGGAGGAGTTTCCTCATTTAAAAAATCGGTTTTTGAGAGCTTGCAGTTTTCGACTTATTTCGAAGGGTATGGGCTCTATGAAGATGCTGATTTTTCCATTAGAGTGGCAAAAACAGGAAAATTGTATTTGAATACTACGGCAAAATTATACCATTATCATGATGCTTCTGGAAGGCCTAATCAATATCAATATGGTAAAATGGTGGTTCGAAATGGTTGGTATGTTTGGAGAACTAAAAACCCGAAACCACTTTTGGATGCAACCATTAAATGGCATTCGATTACGCTACTTTTGACAATCATTAGATTTAGCAATACCTTTGCAACCCATAAAAGAAAAGAAGCATTTACAGAAGCATTAGGCAGAACAATGGGTTGGTTTAGTTTGTGGTTTAATAAACCAAAATAA